A genome region from Triticum aestivum cultivar Chinese Spring chromosome 2B, IWGSC CS RefSeq v2.1, whole genome shotgun sequence includes the following:
- the LOC123046161 gene encoding uncharacterized protein, which yields MLRPRAPASAAHFVAAKLAAQGISAHQVDPDYLSRLQLLHPDGDSSADFVAAKLAAQGISTHQVDPDYLSRLQHLHSGGDSSALEHPARGRPGTPPHAIKCEQPEDGEARTAPLPSPAPEGGDRLVEEKEPPAEIPWYETGEMDESYRQLWRHTHKDGDTLVLEIQGEVVRYGQEADAEKKDGEEAAARAAPGQNGGGVRKGKGKRKVGRPALKARVLDSPPHWQKGRKEKKRGEDGGKKIKREEGKEDQGGGVKNRAKKIKYRVRDSPAHRQKSKGEKDGGENGAEKIKEEEEGDEKVPVISTGTPPLKARVRDSPAHWQQGRKEKKGVKNGAKKIKLEDDEEKPSGELPVETLNTVNRERNSRYDAEPHIDSGLDGFVWPKHIMERPDSEFKERLMRVLRKPFSQGEYDMLLGNATIRLPATKKRQTRSGVKYYDSTHERVQSYFDCHPDLAKQVRVESTSKPNQLALLRGFFFWMENITNEDQFRPWSDDFKLYKIIPSME from the exons ATGCTGCGGCCACGCGctccggcttccgccgcccacttcGTCGCCGCCAAGCTCGCCGCCCAAGGAATCAGCGCCCATCAGGTCGACCCCGACTACCTcagccgcctccagctcctccaccCCGACGGCGATTCCTCCGCCGACTTCGTCGCTGCCAAGCTCGCCGCCCAAGGAATCAGCACCCATCAGGTCGACCCCGACTACCTCAGCCGCCTCCAGCACCTCCACTCCGGCGGCGATTCCTCCGCCCTCGAGCACCCTGCCCGCGGCCGTCCCGGCACCCCTCCCCACGCCATCAAGTGCGAGCAGCCCGAGGATGGCGAAGCCCGAaccgcccccctcccctccccagcCCCGGAAGGAGgcgaccgcctggtggaggagAAGGAACCCCCCGCGGAGATCCCTTGGTACGAAACAGGGGAAATGGATGAGAGCTACCGTCAACTATGGCGGCACACGCACAAGGACGGTGACACGCTAGTGCTCGAGATACAGGGCGAGGTTGTGCGCTACGGGCAGGAAGCTGATGCAGAGAAGAAGGATGGGGAGGAAGCGGCTGCCCGTGCTGCTCCGGGGCAGAACGGCGGCGGCGTtaggaaggggaaggggaagaggaaGGTGGGCAGGCCTGCGCTGAAGGCTCGTGTGCTTGATTCCCCTCCGCATTGGCAAAAG GGTCGGAAGGAGAAGAAAAGAGGGGAAGATGGTGGTAAGAAGATCAAGCGGGAGGAGGGAAAAGAAGATCAAGGTGGAGGAGTTAAAAATCGTGCTAAGAAGATCAAGTATCGTGTGCGCGATTCCCCTGCGCATCGGCAGAAG AGTAAGGGAGAGAAGGACGGAGGGGAAAATGGTGCTGAGAagatcaaggaggaggaggagggagacgagaaGGTGCCAGTGATTAGCACGGGTACGCCTCCGCTGAAGGCTCGTGTTCGCGATTCCCCTGCGCATTGGCAACAG GGTCGGAAGGAGAAGAAAGGAGTGAAAAATGGTGCTAAGAAGATCAAGTTGGAGGATGATGAAGAGAAGCCGTCGGGGGAGCTGCCTGTGGAAACACTGAATACTGTGAACAGAGAAAGGAATTCAAGATATGATGCCGAGCCTCACATTGATTCG GGATTAGATGGTTTTGTATGGCCTAAACATATCATGGAGAGGCCAGATTCAGAATTCAAGGAAAGGTTGATGCGTGTTCTCCGCAAACCATTTAGCCAGGGAGAATACGATATGCTGCTTGGTAATGCTACAATTCGCCTTCCGGCAACAAAGAAAAGGCAGACGCGCAGCGGTGTGAAGTACTACGACTCTACACATGAAAGGGTGCAATCATATTTTGATTGTCACCCAG ATCTTGCGAAACAAGTACGTGTAGAAAGCACCAGCAAACCCAATCAATTAGCTCTgttgcgtggatttttcttctggaTGGAG AATATTACGAATGAGGACCAATTCAGGCCATGGAGTGATGATTTCAAACTTTACAAGATTATTCCTTCCATGGAATGA